The following are encoded together in the Panicum virgatum strain AP13 chromosome 6K, P.virgatum_v5, whole genome shotgun sequence genome:
- the LOC120711437 gene encoding uncharacterized protein LOC120711437 isoform X1 has protein sequence MVAVLALASRASMAPLVMEGMVVYPKLWFPRRHAQPRQSNSQHAGAVFTTSCCNPPCLCSNEGYQTSFMSGTFLAENSSYYFSVLEILLGKLSKHLFDQSLKRIANFVNANILPGATSEVGLLCCACVHSYLVSYYRIDQYKSFICGTSEARRCRADGSRQCSCENLLTCGSSLCSRCGTSKVSTRTGRSVAIRTTRSDRATQGLAHRRGGVVL, from the exons ATGGTCGCAGTGCTGGCATTGGCGAGCAGGGCAAGCATGGCTCCACTGGTGATGGAAG GAATGGTGGTGTATCCTAAGCTATGGTTCCCTAGGCGGCATGCGCAACCACGTCAGAGCAATAGCCAGCACGCCGGCGCGGTGTTCACGACCAGCTGCTGCAACCCACCATGTCTGTGCAG TAATGAGGGTTACCAAACCTCTTTCATGTCAGGGACTTTTCTTGCTGAGAACAGCTCATATTACTTCAGCGTGCTTGAAATTCTTCTTGGGAAGTTATCAAAACACTTATTTGATCAG TCCCTGAAGAGAATTGCCAATTTTGTTAACGCAAATATCCTCCCTGGTGCTACTTCCGAAGTTGGGCTTCTTTGTTGTGCCTGCGTTCATTCATATTTGGTTTCCTATTATCGAATTGATCAGTACAA gTCATTCAT ATGCGGAACTTCTGAAGCGCGTCGGTGtcgtgcagatggaagccggcagtgcagttgcgagaacctcctcacgtgcggctcgtccttgtgcagcagatgtggaacctccaaggtatccacacgtacgggaagaagcgtcgcgatCCGGACTACTAGGTCCGATAGGGCGACCCAGGGCTTGGCGCACAGGAGGGGCGGggtggtactgtag
- the LOC120713174 gene encoding BTB/POZ and MATH domain-containing protein 5-like translates to MSAAQPLLSAAVRQLSRSASGVVVKPARGFQVFRVDGYSWTKALPAGERISSENFTVGGRDWKIDYYPNGSGSCSGHISLHLRLDEYERQRVGAQYRFSLLGPSGAAAYELPAATGVFTCPGAGGGEYYTTADDEPEEELVVGCGYAEFIATDELEVRRETLLKDDCLAIRCDVAVVEVEALSLGRKFRQRAPKLNLNYSDDDEDSGDDQAASRRSRSRRQPDDREYIRQCLAEQRHRA, encoded by the coding sequence ATGTCGGCGGCGCAGCCGCTGCTCTCCGCCGCCGTGCGGCAGCTGTCGCGCTCCGCGAGCGGCGTCGTCGTCAAGCCGGCGAGGGGGTTCCAGGTGTTCCGCGTCGACGGCTACTCGTGGACCAaggcgctccccgccggcgagcgcATCAGCTCCGAGAACTTCACCGTCGGCGGCCGCGACTGGAAGATCGACTACTACCCCAACggctccggctcgtgctccggCCACATctccctccacctccgcctcgaCGAGTACGAGCGTcagcgcgtgggggcgcagtaCAGGTTCAGCCTGCTGGgcccctccggcgccgccgcgtacgAGCTCCCCGCCGCCACGGGCGTCTTCACgtgccccggcgccggcggcggcgagtatTACACTACTGCAGATGACGAACCGGAGGAGGAGCTCGTCGTCGGGTGTGGCTACGCCGAGTTCATCGCCACGGACGAGCTGGAGGTGCGGCGCGAGACCCTGCTCAAGGACGACTGCCTCGCCATCCGGTGcgacgtcgccgtcgtcgaggtGGAGGCCCTGTCCCTCGGCAGGAAGTTCCGCCAAAGGGCCCCCAAGCTCAATCTCAACTACAGCGACGACGATGAGGATTCTGGCGACGACCAGGCGGCATCACGCCGGAGCAGGAGCCGCCGCCAGCCAGACGACAGGGAGTACATCCGCCAGTGCCTAGCCGAACAGCGGCACCGCGCGTGA
- the LOC120713173 gene encoding BTB/POZ and MATH domain-containing protein 3-like produces the protein MSAAQPLLSATVRQLSRSAYGVVAAPARGFQVFRIDGYSWTKMLPAGEGISSGQFHVGGRGWRIVYYPNGRDPAAGDSDSNSISLYLRLADVFQKQRVRAQYKFSLLDPSGNAAYELPAATSAFASAGRGHHGHPSFDKAGDAAAGLPDFVTKEELERRRETLLRDDCLAIRCDVGVLTVAPKETHNAMRQDDDDWEGGESSRRRRQPMDDMEYIRRSLAKYRRA, from the coding sequence ATGTCGGCGGCCCAGCCTCTGCTTTCCGCCACCGTGCGCCAGCTGTCGCGCTCGGCGTACGGCGTggtcgccgcgccggcgagggggttcCAGGTGTTCCGCATCGACGGCTACTCGTGGACCAAGATgctccccgccggcgagggCATCAGCTCGGGGCAGTTCCACGTAGGCGGCCGCGGCTGGCGTATCGTCTACTACCCCAACGGCAGGGACCCCGCCGCCGGGGACTCCGACTCCAACTCCATCTCCCTCTACCTCCGGCTCGCCGACGTCTTCCAGAAGCAGCGCGTGCGGGCGCAGTACAAGTTCAGCCTGCTCGACCCCTCAGGCAACGCCGCGTACGAGCTCCCCGCCGCGACGagcgccttcgcctccgccggccgcggccaccACGGTCATCCCAGCTTCGACAAGGcgggggacgccgccgccggcctccccgaCTTCGTCACCAAGGAGGAGCTGGAGAGGCGCCGCGAGACCCTGCTCAGGGACGACTGCCTCGCCATCCGCTGCGACGTCGGCGTCCTGACCGTCGCGCCCAAGGAGACCCACAACGCCATGCggcaggacgacgacgactgggAGGGCGGCGAGAGCAGCAGGCGTCGCCGGCAGCCGATGGACGACATGGAGTACATCCGCCGGAGCCTCGCCAAATACCGCCGCGCTTGA
- the LOC120713175 gene encoding BTB/POZ and MATH domain-containing protein 1-like, with amino-acid sequence MPSSVPPPLLTGAAKPSRSASSVVARKAQGFQVFRIDGYSVTTALPGGERISSEPFCVGGRCWRVDYYPNGTDASKDDSDDRVRAAYKFSLLDLAGTPAYELPKETAIFTDAAHVYGAAREEAAAGRGYACFITKEELAKRRESLLGNDSLAIRCDVGVAEVEALVVAPQLMRGGAVGRGMRRGGYYGYGGRSGYESPDEMYGEHDGSRSQPPPPDDKEYIRRCLTAQRPRQH; translated from the exons ATGCCGTcgtcggtgccgccgccgctgctgaccGGCGCCGCCAAGCCGTCGCGCTCCGCGTCGAGCGTCGTCGCCAGGAAGGCACAGGGGTTCCAGGTGTTCCGCATCGACGGCTACTCGGTGACCACGGCGCtccccggcggcgagcgcaTCTCCTCGGAGCCGTTCTGCGTCGGCGGCCGGTGCTGGCGCGTCGACTACTACCCCAACGGCACCGACGCCTCCAAGGACGACTCGGACGAC cgcgtgcgcgcggcgtACAAGTTCAGCCTGCTCGACCTCGCCGGCACCCCGGCGTACGAGCTCCCCAAGGAGACGGCCATCTTCACCGACGCCGCCCACGTCTACGGCGCCGCCcgcgaggaggccgccgccgggcgcggctACGCCTGCTTCATCACCAAGGAGGAGCTGGCGAAGCGGCGCGAGAGCCTGCTCGGGAACGACTCGCTCGCCATCCGCTGCGACGTCGGCGTCGCGGAGGTGGAGGCCCTGGTCGTCGCGCCCCAGCtgatgcgcggcggcgccgtggggAGGGGGATGAGGCGCGGCGGATACTACGGCTACGGCGGCCGCAGCGGCTACGAGTCGCCGGACGAAATGTACGGCGAGCACGACGGCAGCCgcagccagccgccgccgccggatgacAAGGAGTACATCCGCCGGTGCCTCACTGCCCAACGGCCAAGGCAGCACTAG
- the LOC120711437 gene encoding uncharacterized protein LOC120711437 isoform X2 has product MVAVLALASRASMAPLVMEGMVVYPKLWFPRRHAQPRQSNSQHAGAVFTTSCCNPPCLCSNEGYQTSFMSGTFLAENSSYYFSVLEILLGKLSKHLFDQSLKRIANFVNANILPGATSEVGLLCCACVHSYLVSYYRIDQYKSFICGTSEARRCRADGSRQCSCENLLTCGSSLCSRCGTSKKCAHHIKMRGRRKWSPYSS; this is encoded by the exons ATGGTCGCAGTGCTGGCATTGGCGAGCAGGGCAAGCATGGCTCCACTGGTGATGGAAG GAATGGTGGTGTATCCTAAGCTATGGTTCCCTAGGCGGCATGCGCAACCACGTCAGAGCAATAGCCAGCACGCCGGCGCGGTGTTCACGACCAGCTGCTGCAACCCACCATGTCTGTGCAG TAATGAGGGTTACCAAACCTCTTTCATGTCAGGGACTTTTCTTGCTGAGAACAGCTCATATTACTTCAGCGTGCTTGAAATTCTTCTTGGGAAGTTATCAAAACACTTATTTGATCAG TCCCTGAAGAGAATTGCCAATTTTGTTAACGCAAATATCCTCCCTGGTGCTACTTCCGAAGTTGGGCTTCTTTGTTGTGCCTGCGTTCATTCATATTTGGTTTCCTATTATCGAATTGATCAGTACAA gTCATTCAT ATGCGGAACTTCTGAAGCGCGTCGGTGtcgtgcagatggaagccggcagtgcagttgcgagaacctcctcacgtgcggctcgtccttgtgcagcagatgtggaacctccaag AAATGCGCCCATCATATAAAGATGAGAGGTCGAAGGAAGTGGAGCCCATATTCTTCATAG
- the LOC120713172 gene encoding BTB/POZ and MATH domain-containing protein 5-like — protein MSSAQPLLSAAVRQLSPMASRVVVKVEQVKGFQVFRIDGYSWTKTLAAGERISSGRFDIGGRGWCIDYYPNGAGRTSDSDSVSLYLRRLAVAAGYRQRVRAQYKFSLLDSSGNAAYELPAETAVFTASADDRPRWPRILNLLRRTGDKTEDRDIGAGLPGFVAQEELERRREILLSDDCLAIRCDVAVTEVIVAPKDDGESATTPTVLRPRTSEK, from the coding sequence ATGTCGTCGGCGCAGCCGCTGCtctccgccgccgtgcgccagcTGTCGCCCATGGCGTCCCGCGTCGTCGTCAAGGTCGAGCAGGTGAAGGGGTTCCAGGTGTTCCGCATCGACGGCTACTCGTGGACCAagacgctcgccgccggcgagcgcatcAGCTCGGGTCGCTTCGAcatcggcggccgcggctggtGCATCGACTACTACCCCAACGGTGCGGGCCGCACTTCCGACTCCGACTCCGTCTCTCTCTACCTCAGgcggctcgccgtcgccgccggctacAGGCAGCGCGTTCGGGCGCAGTACAAGTTCAGCCTGCTCGATTCTTCCGGCAACGCCGCGTACGAGCTCCCCGCCGAGACGGCCGTCTTCACGGCCTCCGCCGACGACCGGCCCCGCTGGCCCAGAATCCtaaacctcctccgccgcaccGGCGACAAGACGGAGGACAGGGACATCGGCGCCGGCCTCCCCGGCTTCGTCGCCCAGGAGGAGCTGGAGAGGCGCCGCGAGATCCTGCTCAGCGACGACTGCCTCGCCATCCGCTGCGACGTCGCCGTCACGGAGGTGATCGTCGCGCCCAAGGACGACGGCGAGTCGGCGACGACTCCTACAGTCCTACGCCCAAGGACTTCAGAAAAATAG
- the LOC120711436 gene encoding DNA-directed RNA polymerase II subunit RPB1 — MDARFPYSPAEVAKVQLVQFGILSPDEIRQMSVVQIEHAETMERGKPKPGGLSDPRLGTIDRKIKCETCMAGMAECPGHFGHLELAKPMFHIGFIKTVLSIMRCVCFNCSKILADEDDTKFKQALKIRNPKNRLKRIYDACKSKKVCAGGDDLDVQEQHDTDEPVKKRGGCGAQQPNITVDGMKMVAEFKAPKKKSDDQDQLPEPVERKQILSAERVFNVLKRISDEDCLLLGLNPKFARPDWMILQVLPIPPPPVRPSVMMDTSSRSEDDLTHQLAMIIRHNENLRRQERNGAPAHIITEFAQLLQFHIATYFDNELPGQPRATQRSGRPIKSICSRLKAKEGRIRGNLMGKRVDFSARTVITPDPNINIDELGVPWSIALNLTYPETVTPYNIERLKELVEYGPHPPPGKTGAKYIIREDGQRLDLRYVKKSSDQHLELGYKVERHLNDGDFVLFNRQPSLHKMSIMGHRIKIMPYSTFRLNLSVTSPYNADFDGDEMNMHVPQSFETRAEVLELMMVPKCIVSPQSNRPVMGIVQDTLLGCRKITKRDTLIEKDVFMNILMWWQDFDGKIPAPAILKPRPIWTGKQVFNLIIPKQINLIRFSAWHLETETGFITPGDTMVRIEKGELLSGTLCKKSLGTGSGSLIHVIWEEVGPDAARKFLGHTQWLVNYWLLQNGFSIGIGDTIADAATMERINETISKAKNDVKELIKKAQDKQLEPEPGRTMMESFENKVNQVLNKARDDAGSSAQKSLSESNNLKAMVTAGSKGSFINISQMTACVGQQNVEGKRIPFGFIDRTLPHFTKDDFGPESRGFVENSYLRGLTPQEFFFHAMGGREGLIDTAVKTSETGYIQRRLVKAMEDIMVKYDGTVRNSLGDVIQFLYGEDGMDAVWIESQKLDSLKMKKAEFDNVFRYELDDENWRPNYMLPEHVDDLKTIREFRNVFEAEVQKLEADRFQLGTEIATTGDNSWPMPVNLKRLIWNAQKTFKIDFRRPSDMHPMEIVEAIDKLQERLKVVPGDDAMSIEAQKNATLFFNILLRSTFASKRVLKEYRLTKEAFEWVIGEIESRFLQSLVAPGEMIGCVAAQSIGEPATQMTLNTFHYAGVSAKNVTLGVPRLREIINVAKKIKTPSLSVYLKPEVNKMKESAKNVQCALEYTTLRSVTHATEIWYDPDPLGTIIEEDVEFVRSYYEMPDEDIDPDKISPWLLRIELNREMMVDKKLSMADIAEKINREFDDDLSCIFNDDNADKLILRIRITNDDAPKGEIQDESAEDDVFLKKIEGNMLTEMALRGIPDINKVFIKLGKVNRFEQDDGFKADQEWMLDTEGVNLLAVMCHEDVDATRTTSNHLIEVIEVLGIEAVRRSLLDELRVVISFDGSYVNYRHLAILCDTMTYRGHLMAITRHGINRNDTGPLMRCSFEETVDILLDAAVYAESDHLRGVTENIMLGQLAPIGTGGCSLYLNDQMLQQAIELQLPSYVEGLDFGMTPARSPISGTPYHEGMMSPSYLLSPNIRASPINTDASFSPYVGHMAFSPFPSPGGYSPSSGGYSPSSPVFTPEKGYSPLSPSYSPASPSYSPTSPSYTPGSPTYSPTSPNYSPTSPTYSPTSPSYSPTSPSYSPTSPSYSPTSPSYSPTSPVYSPTSPAYSPTSPAYSPTSPSYSPTSPSYSPTSPSYSPTSPSYSPTSPSYSPTSPSYSPTSPAYSPTSPGYSPTSPSYSPTSPSYSPTSPSYNPSSAKYSPSHAYSPSSPRMTPYSQTSPSYSPTSPTYSPTSPSYSQPSPSYSPTSPFNTSGGPSPDYSPTSPNYSPSGSYSPTAPGYSPSSTGQANDKEDESTR, encoded by the exons ATGGACGCGAGGTTCCCGTACTCGCCGGCCGAGGTGGCCAAGGTCCAGCTCGTGCAGTTCGGCATCCTCAGCCCCGACGAGATC AGACAAATGTCGGTGGTTCAAATAGAACATGCAGAGACAATGGAGAGGGGGAAGCCTAAGCCCGGTGGGCTCAGTGACCCTCGATTGGGGACCATTGACCGGAAAATCAAGTGTGAGACATGCATGGCAGGCATGGCGGAGTGTCCAGGCCACTTTGGACACCTTGAGCTTGCAAAGCCCATGTTCCACATCGGTTTCATTAAAACTGTGCTGTCTATTATGCGCTGCGTCTGCTTTAACTGCTCCAAGATCCTCGCGGATGAG GATGATACCAAATTTAAGCAGGCTCTGAAAATCAGGAATCCAAAGAATAGATTGAAGAGAATATATGATGCTTGCAAGAGCAAAAAAGTCTGTGCTGGTGGCGATGACCTTGATGTTCAGGAGCAGCATGATACTGACGAGCCTGTTAAGAAAAGAGGTGGTTGTGGTGCTCAGCAGCCAAATATTACAGTTGATGGTATGAAGATGGTTGCAGAGTTCAAAGCTCCAAAGAAGAAAAGTGATGATCAGGATCAACTCCCTGAGCCAGTGGAACGAAAGCAAATCCTCTCCGCTGAGAGG GTCTTTAACGTACTTAAGCGTATAAGTGACGAGGACTGCCTTCTGTTGGGTCTAAATCCCAAATTTGCCCGACCTGATTGGATGATACTTCAAGTTCTTCCAATTCCTCCTCCCCCTGTTAGACCATCTGTCATGATGGACACTTCTTCCAGAAGTGAG GATGATTTGACTCATCAATTAGCTATGATAATACGGCATAATGAGAATTTGAGAAGGCAAGAAAGAAATGGTGCTCCAGCTCACATTATAACGGAGTTTGCTCAGTTGTTgcaatttcatattgcaacgtACTTTGATAATGAGCTTCCTGGTCAACCCAGG GCTACACAGCGTTCTGGAAGGCCTATCAAATCAATTTGCAGCAGGCTTAAAGCAAAAGAAGGCCGGATTAGAGGAAATTTGATGGGCAAGCGTGTTGATTTCTCGGCCCGTACTGTTATCACACCTGATCCAAATATAAACATTGATGAACTGGGAGTACCCTGGAGTATTGCTTTAAATCTGACATATCCTGAAACAGTTACTCCATATAACATTGAGAG GTTGAAGGAACTTGTGGAATATGGGCCTCACCCTCCCCCAGGGAAGACAGGTGCAAAGTACATCATTAGGGAAGATGGTCAGAGGCTTGATCTTCGGTATGTGAAGAAAAGCAGTGATCAGCATTTGGAGCTGGGTTACAAG GTGGAGAGGCACCTCAATGATGGGGATTTTGTTCTTTTCAACCGGCAACCAAGTCTTCATAAAATGTCTATCATGGGGCATCGCATCAAAATTATGCCCTACTCAACTTTCCGGTTGAACTTGTCTGTCACTTCACCATATAATGCTGATTTTGATGGGGATGAAATGAATATGCATGTGCCTCAGTCATTTGAGACCAGGGCAGAAGTTCTAGAGTTAATGATGGTGCCAAAATGCATCGTGTCCCCACAATCAAATAGGCCTGTCATGGGTATTGTCCAGGACACACTGCTTGGGTGTCGAAAAATTACTAAAAGGGACACACTCATTGAAAAG GATGTATTTATGAACATCTTGATGTGGTGGCAAGACTTTGACGGAAAGATTCCTGCACCTGCTATTTTGAAACCTAGGCCTATTTGGACTGGGAAACAAGTTTTTAACTTGATTATCCCCAAGCAAATAAATTTAATTCGGTTTTCAGCCTGGCATTTGGAAACAGAAACAGGATTTATTACTCCTGGTGATACGATGGTCAGGATAGAGAAGGGAGAGCTTCTATCTGGTACCCTTTGCAAAAAGAGTCTTGGAACAGGCTCTGGAAGTCTTATCCATGTCATTTG GGAAGAGGTTGGTCCAGATGCTGCCCGCAAGTTCTTAGGTCATACACAGTGGCTTGTCAACTATTGGCTTCTTCAGAATGGTTTCAGTATTGGAATTGGGGATACTATTGCTGATGCAGCCACCATGGAAAGGATTAACGAGACAATTTCTAAAGCTAAAAATGATGTGAAGGAGCTTATTAAAAAAGCACAGGACAAGCAGTTGGAACCTGAGCCAGGACGCACCATGATGGAATCATTTGAAAACAAAGTGAACCAG GTTCTCAACAAGGCTCGCGATGATGCTGGAAGCAGCGCTCAGAAGAGCTTATCTGAAAGCAACAATTTGAAGGCTATGGTCACTGCCGGCTCAAAAGGCAGTTTCATTAACATTTCACAAATGACTGCATGTGTCGGACAGCAGAATGTTGAGGGCAAGCGGATCCCATTTGGTTTCATTGATAGGACTCTTCCACATTTTACAAAAGATGACTTTGGTCCTGAAAGCCGTGGATTTGTGGAGAATTCTTACCTTCGAGGCCTGACACCACAAGAATTTTTCTTTCATGCTATGGGTGGTAGAGAAGGTCTTATCGATACTGCTGTCAAAACTTCTGAGACAGGATATATCCAGAGGAGACTTGTGAAGGCTATGGAGGACATCATGGTGAAATATGATGGTACTGTAAGAAATTCTCTGGGGGACGTAATTCAGTTCTTGTATGGGGAAGATGGCATGGATGCAGTTTGGATTGAATCTCAAAAATTGGACTCattgaagatgaagaaggctgAGTTTGATAATGTATTCCGTTATGAGCTGGATgatgagaactggaggcccaaCTACATGCTTCCTGAAcatgttgatgatttgaagaccATACGTGAATTCAGAAATGTGTTTGAGGCAGAGGTTCAAAAGCTAGAAGCTGATCGGTTCCAGCTCGGGACTGAGATTGCCACAACTGGTGACAATTCATGGCCTATGCCTGTGAACCTCAAGCGACTTATCTGGAATGCCCAGAAGACATTCAAGATTGATTTTAGAAGACCTTCTGATATGCACCCAATGGAAATTGTGGAAGCGATAGATAAACTTCAAGAAAGACTGAAGGTTGTACCTGGTGATGATGCTATGAGCATTGAGGCTCAGAAGAATGCAACCTTGTTCTTCAATATCCTGCTTCGTAGCACATTTGCTAGCAAGAGGGTCTTGAAGGAATACAGGCTTACAAAGGAAGCTTTCGAATGGGTTATTGGTGAGATTGAATCTAGGTTCCTTCAGTCTTTGGTGGCCCCTGGTGAAATGATTGGATGTGTGGCTGCACAGTCCATTGGAGAACCAGCAACTCAGATGACTCTGAATACCTTCCATTATGCTGGTGTCAGTGCCAAGAATGTCACTCTTGGGGTTCCCAGGTTGAGAGAGATTATTAATGTTGCCAAGAAAATAAAGACTCCATCTTTGTCTGTTTACCTGAAGCCTGAGGTGAACAAGATGAAAGAGTCGGCTAAGAATGTTCAATGTGCTCTAGAGTACACCACACTGCGCAGTGTAACCCATGCCACTGAGATATGGTATGACCCTGATCCTCTAGGAACCATCATTGAAGAGGATGTGGAGTTCGTCCGGTCATATTATGAAATGCCCGATGAAGATATTGACCCGGATAAGATTTCTCCTTGGCTGCTGCGTATTGAGCTTAACCGTGAGATGATGGTTGATAAGAAGTTGAGCATGGCTGATATTGCTGAGAAGATCAACCGTGAATTTGATGATGACCTGTCATGCATATTTAATGATGATAATGCTGATAAGCTCATCCTCCGTATCCGCATCACAAATGATGACGCTCCAAAGGgagaaatacaagatgagtctGCTGAGGATGATGTCTTCCTCAAGAAGATAGAGGGCAACATGTTGACAGAAATGGCTCTAAGAGGCATCCCAGACATCAACAAAGTGTTCATCAAACTTGGGAAGGTCAATAGATTTGAGCAAGACGATGGTTTCAAAGCAGATCAGGAGTGGATGCTTGATACAGAAGGCGTGAATCTCTTAGCTGTGATGTGTCATGAGGATGTCGATGCTACAAGAACAACAAGTAATCATTTGATTGAAGTAATTGAGGTTCTTGGAATTGAGGCTGTCCGTCGATCTCTCTTGGATGAGCTTCGGGTGGTTATATCTTTCGATGGATCCTATGTGAACTACAGGCATCTAGCCATTCTTTGTGATACGATGACATACAGAGGTCATCTAATGGCTATTACAAGGCACGGTATCAATCGTAATGACACTGGACCTCTTATGAGATGTTCCTTCGAAGAGACTGTCGACATCTTGCTAGATGCCGCTGTATATGCTGAATCTGACCACCTGAGAGGTGTCACGGAAAACATTATGCTTGGTCAGCTTGCGCCTATTGGTACTGGAGGCTGTTCATTATATCTGAATGACCAGATGTTGCAACAGGCAATAGAACTTCAACTACCAAGTTATGTCGAAGGTCTGGACTTTGGGATGACACCAGCACGTTCTCCCATATCCGGGACACCCTATCATGAAGGAATGATGTCGCCAAGTTATCTGCTGAGTCCCAACATCAGGGCTTCCCCCATTAATACAGATGCTTCATTCTCACCATATGTTGGGCACATGGCATTTTCACCATTTCCATCACCAGGTGGCTATTCTCCATCTTCAGGGGGATACAGTCCATCTTCTCCGGTTTTCACCCCAGAGAAAGGATATAGCCCTCTTTCTCCATCATACAGCCCTGCATCACCAAGTTATAGTCCCACCTCACCATCCTATACACCTGGCTCTCCCACCTATAGTCCTACAAGCCCAAATTACTCCCCAACAAGTCCAACATACTCACCCACCAGTCCATCATACTCGCCCACATCTCCAAGCTACAGCCCTACATCTCCAAGCTACAGTCCCACTTCACCAAGCTACAGCCCAACTTCACCAGTTTATAGTCCAACCTCACCAGCATACAGCCCCACATCTCCCGCATACAGCCCCACATCGCCATCCTATAGCCCAACCTCACCATCCTATAGCCCTACCTCACCATCCTATAGCCCTACCTCACCTTCGTACAGCCCTACATCACCTTCGTACAGCCCTACCTCCCCCTCCTACAGCCCAACGTCACCTGCATACAGCCCTACCTCGCCTGGCTACAGCCCAACATCACCAAGTTACAGCCCGACATCGCCAAGCTACAGTCCTACTTCGCCGAGCTACAATCCTTCATCAGCCAAGTACAGCCCGTCACATGCTTACTCTCCAAGCAGCCCAAGGATGACTCCATACAGTCAGACATCTCCAAGCTACAG TCCAACATCACCAACTTACTCTCCTACATCACCATCGTATTCACAACCAAGTCCCTCGTACAGCCCAACGAG CCCGTTCAACACATCTGGAGGACCTAGTCCAGACTACAGCCCAACCTCTCCAAATTACAG CCCAAGTGGAAGCTACTCCCCCACTGCACCCGGCTACTCCCCATCATCCACAGGGCAAGCGAACGACAAGGAAGATGAGAGCACTCGTTGA